The stretch of DNA ATACAGTAACTGTTTACAACTATGATATTTCAGTAAATGCAAAACTTACTGATATAGATGGCAGTGAAAAATTATCAAATGCAACTTTACAAAATGTGCCAGAAGGTTCAAAAGTATATGGAAGTGATGGGATAGAAATTATTGCTGATGAAAATGGAGTTTATTCTATAAAACTTGATGAGAATGGTGAATCAAAACTTACTTTAACAAATGAAAAAGAGCTTTCAGATACAGAATTAAATAGCATTAAAACAAGTGTTACTTCAACAGATACCCCAACTGATGGAAAAGAAGAAAGTTCACAAGCTACTACTTTTGATGGAGAAGGTGATATTGACCTGACGAGTATAATTGGACAATATAAAGTTAATTATGTGGATCTTGAAAATGGTAAGGCTAATGATATAAAATTAAATTTTGATGAAATATTAGCTGATGATAAAGAGATTTATATAAAAGGTGATGATAAAGATAGTATCAGTTTAAATTCCGATTTATGGAAAGAAGCTGAAGCAACTAATGTTGATGGTGTAAAATATAATGTTTATACTGGAACAAATGGTGCTAATTCAACAATTAAATTATTAATTGATGATGATATACAAGTAAATCACGATATTTAGATAAATAAGAGAAGAAATTCTCTTATTTTATTTTTTAGGGTATTTAGATATGAGACAAACAAAAATAGATGAGTTCTTAGAATTAGAACATAATAACAAAGAACTTGAAAAAAGAGTTAAAGAAGAAGTTGCAAAAAATAGAGAAAAAGATAAGTTAATGTTTCAACAAGCAAAGTTAGCGTCTTTGGGTGAAATGTTAGGAAATATAGCTCACCAATGGAGACAACCACTTATGGAAATAAACTCTTTATTTTTACCGATTGAGGGTAAAATCTTTCTTGATATGCCATTAGATAAAGAAGAGATACTTGAAACTATAAATAAGTTAAATCATATTACAAAATATATGTCAAATACTATTGATGATTTTAGAGATTTTTTTGCTACAGATAAAGAAAAAATAAGATTTCAACTTTTAGAGCAGATTAATTCAACTATAAATATTATTAGTGGAGGATTAAAAACTCACAATATAAAACTTGATATTATTATTCAGAAAAATCCTGAAATGATAGGATATAAAAATGATTATTCTCAAGTATTAATAAATATAATAAGTAATGCTAAAGATGTTTTAATTCAAAGAAAAATAAAAAATCCATATATAAAAATATCAATATTTGAAGAAAATGAAAATATTGTTACTACTGTTGAAGATAATGCTGGGGGAATAAAAGTAAACCCAATAGAAAAAATATTTGATCCTTTTTTTACTTATGAAAAAGTAGGGGGTTCAGGAATTGGACTTTTTATGTCAAAACTAATAATTGAAAAAAATATGAGTGGAAAGTTATCAGTTAAAAACTCTTCAGAAGGTGCTTTTTTTAAAATTATTATTCC from Arcobacter suis CECT 7833 encodes:
- a CDS encoding sensor histidine kinase is translated as MRQTKIDEFLELEHNNKELEKRVKEEVAKNREKDKLMFQQAKLASLGEMLGNIAHQWRQPLMEINSLFLPIEGKIFLDMPLDKEEILETINKLNHITKYMSNTIDDFRDFFATDKEKIRFQLLEQINSTINIISGGLKTHNIKLDIIIQKNPEMIGYKNDYSQVLINIISNAKDVLIQRKIKNPYIKISIFEENENIVTTVEDNAGGIKVNPIEKIFDPFFTYEKVGGSGIGLFMSKLIIEKNMSGKLSVKNSSEGAFFKIIIPKI